A window of Lysobacter terrestris contains these coding sequences:
- a CDS encoding C40 family peptidase, which translates to MPARGWLAFALCTLLAGCGGDKLVRQPPPAHRQWPVVAPADPARANAVLMRAISLVGTPYRYGGNTPDTGFDCSGLVNYVYRDMLDLRLPRTSRDLAAWQGPRIKPERLAAADLVFFGNGGNVSHVGIYVGEGRFVHAPSTGGTVRLDHLDGPYWRDHYTGARRVLE; encoded by the coding sequence ATGCCAGCGCGCGGATGGCTGGCCTTCGCCCTCTGCACGCTGCTGGCGGGCTGCGGCGGGGACAAGCTGGTGCGCCAGCCGCCGCCCGCCCATCGGCAATGGCCGGTGGTGGCACCGGCCGACCCGGCCCGCGCGAACGCCGTGCTGATGCGCGCCATCAGCCTGGTCGGCACGCCCTACCGCTACGGCGGCAACACCCCGGACACCGGCTTCGACTGCAGCGGGCTGGTCAACTACGTCTACCGCGACATGCTCGACCTGCGCCTGCCCCGCACCTCGCGGGACCTGGCCGCCTGGCAGGGCCCCCGCATCAAGCCGGAACGGCTGGCCGCGGCGGACCTGGTGTTCTTCGGCAACGGCGGCAATGTCAGCCACGTCGGCATCTACGTCGGGGAAGGCCGCTTCGTGCACGCCCCGAGCACCGGCGGCACCGTCCGCCTGGACCACCTCGACGGCCCCTACTGGCGCGACCACTACACCGGCGCCCGCCGCGTGCTGGAGTAG
- a CDS encoding FKBP-type peptidyl-prolyl cis-trans isomerase, which translates to MKIEKDRVVSFHYTVSEQGQEPLESSVGRDPLVILVGHGNIIPGLEQAMEGREAGDKFEVDVAAADAYGEKREGLTQRIPKKHFEGQRLEPGMQVILQTNFGPRAVTIQKVGMSVVDVDLNHPMAGKDLHFAIEIADVREASAEEVEHGHVHGEGGHHH; encoded by the coding sequence ATGAAGATCGAGAAAGACCGCGTCGTCAGCTTCCACTACACCGTCAGCGAGCAGGGCCAGGAACCGCTGGAAAGCTCGGTCGGCCGCGACCCGCTGGTGATCCTGGTCGGCCACGGCAACATCATCCCCGGCTTGGAGCAGGCGATGGAAGGCCGCGAAGCCGGCGACAAGTTCGAAGTTGACGTCGCCGCCGCCGATGCCTACGGCGAGAAGCGCGAAGGCCTGACCCAGCGCATCCCGAAGAAGCATTTCGAAGGCCAGCGCCTGGAGCCGGGCATGCAGGTGATCCTGCAGACCAACTTCGGCCCGCGCGCCGTCACCATCCAGAAGGTCGGCATGAGCGTGGTCGACGTCGACCTCAACCACCCGATGGCCGGCAAGGACCTGCATTTCGCAATCGAGATCGCCGACGTGCGCGAAGCCTCCGCCGAAGAGGTCGAGCACGGCCACGTGCACGGCGAAGGTGGTCACCACCACTGA
- a CDS encoding M35 family metallo-endopeptidase, with product MKLAALTCSTLLVGAIAAVSAQPNANSNPLRVSMVAAQASSGGFLGSVEVTITNTSRHTVRVPQWQLPSDFLEAKLFQVSRDGQPVQYEGPMIKRELPGAAAFKIIRPGETLRTVVDLSSAYDMSRSGEYIVTLSSTLQHASLSNGEMLKNANGLPMKVQSVPLRLWVDGADVLEAKGGDVTSKGKPGSGGGTVVNGVSYVGCSTTQINGAGQAVVEARKYAENGKGYLAGNTVGARYTTWFGAYTSSRWNTAGQHFAAIDSAIDQNAGQVKINCGCNQSYYAYVYPTRPYEIFVCRAFWSAPLTGTDSKAGTLIHEMSHFNVVAGTDDHVYGQSGAKSLAISDPAAALDNADNHEYFAENNPFQN from the coding sequence ATGAAGCTTGCCGCTCTCACCTGTTCCACGCTGCTCGTCGGCGCCATTGCCGCCGTTTCCGCGCAGCCGAACGCCAATTCCAACCCGCTGCGCGTCAGCATGGTCGCCGCGCAGGCGTCCAGCGGCGGCTTCCTCGGCTCGGTCGAAGTCACCATCACCAACACCAGCAGGCACACGGTGCGCGTGCCGCAGTGGCAGCTCCCGTCCGACTTCCTCGAAGCGAAGCTCTTCCAGGTGAGCCGCGACGGCCAGCCGGTGCAGTACGAAGGCCCGATGATCAAGCGCGAGCTGCCGGGCGCTGCGGCGTTCAAGATCATCCGCCCGGGTGAAACCCTGCGCACCGTGGTCGACCTGTCATCCGCTTACGACATGAGCCGCAGCGGCGAATACATCGTCACCCTGTCCTCGACGCTGCAGCATGCCTCGCTGTCGAACGGCGAGATGCTCAAGAACGCCAACGGCCTGCCGATGAAGGTCCAGTCCGTGCCGTTGCGCCTGTGGGTCGACGGCGCCGACGTGCTGGAAGCCAAGGGTGGCGACGTCACGTCCAAGGGCAAACCGGGCAGCGGCGGCGGCACCGTGGTGAACGGCGTGTCCTACGTCGGCTGCTCGACCACGCAGATCAACGGCGCCGGCCAGGCCGTCGTCGAGGCGCGCAAGTACGCCGAGAACGGCAAGGGCTACCTCGCCGGCAATACCGTGGGTGCGCGCTACACCACCTGGTTCGGCGCCTACACCAGTTCGCGCTGGAACACCGCCGGCCAGCATTTCGCCGCGATCGATTCGGCGATCGACCAGAACGCCGGCCAGGTCAAGATCAACTGCGGCTGCAACCAGAGCTACTACGCCTACGTGTATCCGACCCGGCCGTACGAGATCTTCGTCTGCCGCGCCTTCTGGAGCGCGCCGCTGACCGGCACCGACTCCAAGGCCGGCACGCTGATCCACGAGATGAGCCACTTCAACGTCGTGGCCGGCACCGACGACCACGTCTACGGCCAGTCGGGTGCGAAGAGCCTGGCGATCTCCGATCCGGCCGCCGCGCTGGACAACGCCGACAACCACGAATACTTCGCCGAGAACAACCCGTTCCAGAACTGA
- a CDS encoding M4 family metallopeptidase, which yields MQARLLSTAVLAALAGSTLALSAPALAANINSQAAQRAHGLIDGHGAAVQRADADAFVAKHSVVDANGTEHVRFDRTYRGLPVIGGDVVVHSKNGQFKSASLTLKTTGRPDVAPQLSADQAIVEAGTAFGTGFNGMPTASLVVYARGAKPALAYEVVMEGTKADQTPTAMHYFVDARNGKILDKWDTIETANATGLGKTISTGDVALTTNSVSGGYQMVDNTRGGGSTWDAKNLSDRMAARKATLFTDADNVWGNYATSDRASAAAEAHYGVALTWDYYKTVHGRNGIFNDGQGVKSYVHINNNYVNAFWNGSAMFYGDGDGVTYKPLTVLDVAGHEMSHGVAQATANLAYSGDAGGLNEANSDINGTMVEFFANNTNDPGDYLIGEEIYYANVAGSSNQKALRYMYNPGKDGSSRNCWSTSVASLDPHYSSGVGNHFFYLLAEGSGAKSFGGMDHTSPTCNSASVTGIGRDAASKIWYRALDVYFTSSTTYPQARVATLSAAADLYGTGSTEYNAVAAAWSAVSVN from the coding sequence ATGCAAGCACGTCTCCTCAGCACGGCCGTCCTCGCCGCGCTTGCTGGCTCTACGCTGGCGTTGTCCGCTCCCGCTCTCGCCGCCAACATCAATTCCCAGGCCGCCCAGCGCGCCCATGGCCTCATCGATGGCCACGGCGCTGCCGTCCAGCGTGCCGACGCGGATGCCTTCGTCGCCAAGCACAGCGTGGTCGATGCCAACGGCACCGAGCATGTCCGCTTCGACCGTACCTATCGCGGCCTGCCGGTCATCGGCGGCGACGTGGTGGTGCACTCGAAGAACGGCCAGTTCAAGTCGGCCAGCCTGACCCTGAAGACCACCGGCCGTCCGGACGTCGCGCCGCAGCTCAGCGCCGACCAGGCCATCGTCGAGGCCGGCACGGCCTTCGGCACCGGCTTCAACGGCATGCCGACCGCCAGCCTGGTCGTCTACGCCCGCGGCGCCAAGCCGGCCCTGGCCTATGAAGTCGTGATGGAAGGCACCAAGGCCGACCAGACCCCGACCGCGATGCACTACTTCGTCGACGCCCGCAACGGCAAGATCCTCGACAAGTGGGACACCATCGAAACCGCCAATGCCACCGGCCTGGGCAAGACCATCTCGACCGGCGACGTGGCGCTGACCACCAATTCGGTCTCGGGCGGCTACCAGATGGTCGACAACACCCGCGGCGGCGGTTCGACCTGGGATGCGAAGAACCTCAGCGACCGCATGGCGGCGCGCAAGGCCACGCTGTTCACCGACGCCGACAACGTGTGGGGCAACTACGCCACCTCCGATCGCGCTTCGGCCGCGGCCGAAGCCCACTACGGCGTCGCGCTGACCTGGGACTACTACAAGACCGTCCATGGCCGTAACGGCATCTTCAACGACGGCCAGGGCGTGAAGAGCTACGTCCACATCAACAACAACTACGTCAACGCCTTCTGGAACGGCAGCGCGATGTTCTACGGCGACGGCGACGGCGTGACCTACAAGCCGCTGACCGTGCTCGACGTGGCCGGCCACGAAATGTCGCACGGCGTCGCCCAGGCGACCGCCAACCTCGCCTACTCGGGCGACGCGGGCGGCCTGAACGAGGCCAACTCCGACATCAACGGCACCATGGTCGAGTTCTTCGCCAACAACACCAACGATCCGGGCGACTACCTGATCGGCGAGGAGATCTACTACGCCAACGTCGCGGGCAGCTCGAACCAGAAGGCGCTGCGCTACATGTACAACCCTGGCAAGGACGGTTCGTCGCGCAACTGCTGGTCCACCAGCGTCGCTTCGCTCGACCCGCATTACAGTTCCGGCGTGGGCAACCACTTCTTCTACCTGCTGGCCGAAGGCAGCGGCGCGAAGAGCTTCGGTGGCATGGACCACACCTCGCCGACCTGCAACAGCGCGTCGGTCACGGGCATCGGCCGCGACGCCGCGTCGAAGATCTGGTATCGCGCCCTGGACGTGTACTTCACCTCCAGCACGACCTACCCGCAGGCCCGTGTCGCGACGCTGAGCGCCGCTGCCGACCTGTATGGCACCGGCTCGACCGAGTACAACGCCGTAGCCGCGGCGTGGAGCGCGGTCAGCGTCAACTGA
- a CDS encoding NAD(P)/FAD-dependent oxidoreductase, whose protein sequence is MHKKTDVVIVGAGVIGLASAVALLEAGRSVRVIDAGRIGGGASHGNCGTITPSHAPPLAAPGMVGVALRWMLTPDAPLFIKPRIDPGLWRWLLGFAARCNPTDWHRSALAKSALLNDSRARLAQWVRDYGLECEFAEAGVDYVFRDPRAFAEEQQEMAALRELGVPVEAIDGRRYEAMEPALQPGVAGAIRFDGDAVLRPDRYVDELARLVRERGGEIVEQCAFDAVDARHDGVTLQTAHGPLQAREVVFALGAWSPRLADAIGFAALRRAMQPGKGYSITYSAPSLVPRRPIVLRERSVCVTAWGSGFRLGSTMEFSGYDDTLNERRLAALERGAAEYLRRPVGPEVREKWYGWRPMCIDDVPLIGRVPGRDGLWLATGHGMMGVSMSAATGQLLADLMTGRAPPVDPTPYRPERFR, encoded by the coding sequence ATGCACAAAAAAACGGATGTCGTAATCGTGGGCGCGGGGGTCATCGGATTGGCCTCGGCCGTGGCCTTGCTGGAAGCCGGGCGCAGCGTTCGCGTCATCGACGCCGGCCGCATCGGCGGCGGTGCCTCGCACGGCAACTGCGGCACGATCACCCCCAGCCATGCGCCGCCGCTCGCCGCGCCGGGCATGGTTGGCGTGGCCTTGCGCTGGATGCTCACCCCCGACGCGCCGCTCTTCATCAAGCCGCGCATCGATCCGGGGCTGTGGCGCTGGCTGCTCGGCTTCGCCGCGCGCTGCAATCCGACGGACTGGCACCGCAGCGCCCTCGCGAAGTCGGCGCTGCTCAACGACTCGCGCGCGCGGCTGGCGCAGTGGGTGCGCGATTACGGCCTGGAATGCGAATTCGCCGAGGCCGGCGTGGACTACGTGTTCCGCGACCCGCGCGCCTTCGCCGAGGAGCAGCAGGAAATGGCCGCGCTGCGCGAACTGGGCGTACCGGTCGAGGCCATCGACGGCCGCCGATACGAGGCGATGGAGCCGGCGCTCCAGCCCGGCGTGGCCGGCGCGATCCGGTTCGACGGCGACGCGGTGCTGCGTCCGGACCGTTACGTGGACGAACTGGCGCGGCTGGTGCGCGAGCGCGGTGGCGAGATCGTCGAGCAGTGTGCGTTCGATGCGGTCGACGCCCGCCACGACGGCGTGACCTTGCAGACCGCGCACGGCCCGCTGCAGGCGCGCGAAGTGGTGTTCGCGTTGGGCGCGTGGTCGCCCAGGCTCGCCGATGCGATCGGCTTCGCCGCGTTGCGCCGGGCGATGCAGCCGGGCAAGGGTTACTCGATCACGTATTCCGCGCCGTCGCTGGTGCCGCGCCGGCCGATCGTGCTGCGCGAGCGCTCGGTCTGCGTCACCGCGTGGGGCAGCGGCTTCCGCCTCGGCAGCACGATGGAGTTCTCCGGCTACGACGACACGCTCAATGAGCGGCGCCTGGCCGCGTTGGAGCGTGGCGCGGCCGAGTACCTGCGCCGCCCGGTCGGGCCCGAGGTGCGCGAGAAGTGGTACGGCTGGCGGCCGATGTGCATCGACGACGTGCCGCTGATCGGGCGCGTGCCTGGCCGCGACGGCCTGTGGCTCGCGACGGGGCACGGCATGATGGGCGTCAGCATGAGCGCGGCGACCGGGCAGCTGCTGGCGGACCTCATGACTGGACGCGCGCCCCCGGTGGATCCCACGCCGTACCGGCCCGAGCGCTTCCGCTGA
- the hutG gene encoding N-formylglutamate deformylase, translating to MTPIFELHRGTAPLLVSLPHNGSEIPAPLRERMVERARLAPDTDWHVARLYAFARELGASVLVPSHSRYVIDLNRPSDDTSLYPGQNTTGLCPVVQFTGAPVYLDGQAPSPDEIAARIATYWQPYHAALQEELARIHAAHGHALLWEGHSIKGSELEFLFPGRLPDFNLGTSAGASCSPQRQARVEAALAAQSRYDFVVNGRFKGGYITRHYADPARGIDAIQLEISQRIYMDEATFAYDEAKAVDARAVIRSLLEAAL from the coding sequence ATGACCCCCATCTTCGAACTGCACCGCGGCACCGCGCCGTTGCTGGTGAGCCTGCCGCACAACGGCAGCGAGATTCCCGCACCGCTGCGCGAACGCATGGTCGAACGCGCGCGCCTGGCGCCCGACACCGACTGGCACGTGGCGCGCCTGTACGCGTTCGCGCGCGAGCTGGGCGCTTCCGTGCTCGTGCCGAGCCACTCGCGCTACGTGATCGACCTGAATCGTCCGTCCGACGACACCTCGCTCTATCCCGGGCAGAACACCACCGGGCTGTGCCCCGTCGTGCAGTTCACCGGCGCGCCGGTGTACCTAGACGGCCAAGCGCCGTCGCCCGACGAGATCGCCGCGCGCATCGCGACCTACTGGCAGCCGTACCACGCCGCGCTGCAGGAGGAACTCGCGCGCATCCATGCCGCGCACGGCCACGCGCTGCTGTGGGAAGGGCATTCGATCAAGGGCAGCGAACTGGAATTCCTGTTCCCGGGCCGCCTGCCGGACTTCAACCTGGGTACGTCGGCCGGCGCCAGCTGCTCCCCGCAGCGGCAGGCCCGCGTGGAAGCCGCGCTCGCCGCGCAATCGCGCTACGACTTCGTGGTCAACGGTCGCTTCAAGGGCGGTTACATCACCCGCCACTACGCCGACCCTGCGCGCGGCATCGACGCGATCCAGCTGGAAATCAGCCAGCGCATCTACATGGACGAAGCCACATTCGCCTACGACGAGGCGAAGGCCGTCGATGCGCGGGCGGTGATCCGATCGCTGCTGGAGGCCGCGTTGTGA
- the parE gene encoding DNA topoisomerase IV subunit B produces MSSRYNAADIEVLSGLDPVKRRPGMYTDTARPNHLAQEVIDNAVDEALAGHARSIEVTLHEDGSCEVADDGRGMPVDIHPEEKIPGIELILTRLHAGGKFSNKNYTFSGGLHGVGVSVVNALSKHVDVFIKREGNEYKMSFKDGDRVSKLEIVGSVGKKNTGTRLRFWPDPKYFDTPKFNLRSLKHLLRAKAVLCPGLTVKLFDEATGEKHEWMYEDGLRDYLKGELAGLEALPPELFVGSLKKDTEVVDWAVAWLPEGELVQESYVNLIPTAQHGTHVNGLRTGFTDALREFCDFRNLLPRGVKLAPEDVWDRVAFVLSIKMTDPQFSGQTKERLSSRQAAGFVESAAHDAFSLWLNQHTDLGEKIAHLAIERAAARLKTEKQIVRKKVTQGPALPGKLADCTSQDLSRTELFLVEGDSAGGSAKQARDKDFQAILPLRGKILNTWEVASGSVLASQEVHDLAVAIGCDPGKDDISGLRYGKVVILADADSDGLHIATLLTALFVKHFPALVNAGHVFVAMPPLFRVDVGKQVFYALDEEEKRILLEKIEREKSDRTKGFAGQVNTTRFKGLGEMNPAQLRESTIHPDTRRLVQLTADDAIETHALMDMLLAKKRASDRKAWLETKGDLATLEV; encoded by the coding sequence ATGAGCTCACGCTACAACGCCGCCGACATCGAAGTCCTCTCCGGTCTTGATCCGGTCAAACGCCGCCCCGGCATGTACACCGACACCGCGCGGCCGAACCACCTCGCGCAGGAAGTCATCGACAACGCGGTCGACGAGGCGCTGGCCGGCCATGCGCGCAGCATCGAGGTCACGCTGCACGAGGACGGCAGCTGCGAAGTGGCCGACGACGGCCGCGGCATGCCGGTGGACATCCATCCGGAAGAGAAGATCCCCGGCATCGAGTTGATCCTCACGCGACTGCATGCGGGCGGCAAGTTCAGCAACAAGAACTACACCTTCTCCGGCGGCCTGCACGGCGTCGGCGTGAGCGTGGTCAATGCGCTGTCGAAGCACGTCGATGTCTTCATCAAGCGCGAAGGCAACGAATACAAGATGAGTTTCAAGGACGGCGACCGAGTCTCCAAGCTCGAGATCGTCGGCAGCGTGGGCAAGAAGAACACCGGCACGCGCCTGCGCTTCTGGCCGGACCCCAAGTACTTCGACACGCCCAAGTTCAACCTGCGCTCGCTCAAGCACCTGCTGCGCGCCAAGGCCGTGCTGTGCCCCGGCCTCACTGTGAAGCTGTTCGACGAAGCCACCGGCGAGAAGCACGAGTGGATGTACGAGGACGGCCTGCGCGATTACCTCAAGGGCGAACTCGCCGGACTGGAAGCGTTGCCGCCGGAGCTGTTCGTCGGTTCGTTGAAGAAGGACACCGAAGTCGTCGACTGGGCCGTGGCCTGGCTGCCGGAAGGCGAGCTGGTGCAGGAAAGCTACGTCAACCTGATTCCGACCGCGCAGCACGGCACCCACGTCAACGGCCTGCGCACCGGCTTCACCGACGCGCTGCGCGAGTTCTGCGACTTCCGCAACCTGCTGCCGCGCGGCGTGAAGCTGGCGCCGGAAGACGTGTGGGACCGCGTCGCCTTCGTGCTCAGCATCAAGATGACCGATCCGCAGTTCAGCGGCCAGACCAAGGAGCGGCTGTCGTCGCGCCAGGCCGCGGGTTTCGTCGAAAGCGCCGCGCACGATGCATTCTCGCTGTGGCTCAACCAGCACACCGACCTCGGCGAGAAGATCGCCCATCTCGCGATCGAGCGTGCCGCCGCGCGCCTGAAGACCGAGAAGCAGATCGTCCGCAAGAAGGTCACCCAGGGCCCCGCCCTGCCCGGCAAGCTCGCCGACTGCACCTCGCAGGATCTCTCGCGCACCGAACTGTTCCTGGTCGAAGGCGATTCGGCCGGCGGCAGCGCCAAGCAGGCGCGCGACAAGGACTTCCAGGCGATCCTGCCGCTACGCGGCAAGATCCTCAACACCTGGGAGGTCGCCTCCGGCAGCGTGCTCGCCTCGCAGGAAGTGCACGACCTCGCCGTCGCGATCGGTTGCGATCCGGGCAAGGACGACATCTCCGGCCTGCGCTACGGCAAGGTCGTCATCCTCGCCGACGCCGATTCCGACGGCCTGCACATCGCCACGCTGCTGACGGCACTATTCGTCAAGCATTTCCCGGCGCTGGTGAATGCCGGCCACGTGTTCGTGGCGATGCCGCCGCTGTTCCGCGTCGACGTGGGCAAGCAGGTGTTCTATGCGCTCGACGAGGAAGAAAAGCGCATCCTGCTGGAGAAGATCGAGCGCGAGAAAAGCGATCGCACCAAGGGCTTCGCCGGCCAGGTCAACACCACGCGCTTTAAGGGCCTGGGCGAGATGAACCCGGCACAGCTGCGCGAATCGACCATCCACCCGGACACGCGTCGGCTGGTGCAACTCACCGCCGATGACGCCATCGAAACCCACGCGCTGATGGACATGCTGCTGGCGAAGAAGCGCGCGAGCGATCGCAAAGCTTGGCTTGAAACCAAGGGCGACCTGGCCACCCTGGAAGTCTGA
- a CDS encoding CTP synthase, giving the protein MTPLVFVTGGVVSSLGKGIAAASLAAILEARGLRVTMMKLDPYINVDPGTMSPFQHGEVYVTDDGAETDLDLGHYERYLRVRLSGKNSITTGKIYESVIRKERRGDYLGGTVQVIPHITDEIKRRIDEATAGFDVALVEIGGTVGDIESLPFLEAIRQIRTERGPDKALFMHLTLVPFIAAAGELKTKPTQHSVKELRSIGIQPDVLLCRSEQPLPDGERRKIALFTNVSEKAVISAVDLDNIYKIPNWLHQQGLDQIVVERLRLENKAKAEADLSEWNAVVDATDHPVDEVTIAVVGKYIDHQDAYKSLAEALKHGGLRQRTKVKLKWLESTEVEQDGGKVLEGVDGILVPGGFGDRGFEGKVLTAQYAREQGVPYFGICYGMQAAVVDYARHVLGYADANSTENDKQSQHPVIGLITEWRTASGEVERRNEESDLGGTMRLGLQDQRLKPGTLARELYAKDVIGERHRHRYEFNNRYLNELENAGLVISAKSMDETLVEMVELPRAKHPWFLACQAHPEFLSTPRDGHPLFIGFIRAAREHKAQAGGRLLKEASA; this is encoded by the coding sequence ATCACGCCGCTCGTCTTCGTTACTGGCGGCGTCGTCTCTTCGCTTGGCAAGGGCATCGCCGCCGCCTCGCTGGCCGCCATCCTCGAAGCGCGCGGCCTGCGCGTGACGATGATGAAGCTCGACCCCTACATCAACGTCGATCCGGGCACGATGAGCCCGTTCCAGCACGGTGAGGTCTACGTCACCGACGACGGCGCCGAGACCGACCTGGACCTGGGCCACTACGAGCGCTACCTGCGCGTGCGCCTGTCCGGCAAGAACTCGATCACCACCGGCAAGATCTACGAGTCGGTGATCCGCAAGGAGCGCCGTGGCGATTACCTCGGCGGCACCGTGCAGGTCATTCCGCACATCACCGACGAGATCAAGCGCCGCATCGACGAGGCCACCGCCGGCTTCGACGTCGCCCTGGTCGAGATCGGCGGCACGGTCGGCGACATCGAGTCGCTGCCGTTCCTCGAAGCCATCCGCCAGATCCGCACCGAACGCGGTCCGGACAAGGCGCTGTTCATGCACCTCACCCTGGTGCCGTTCATCGCGGCGGCCGGTGAGCTGAAGACCAAGCCGACCCAGCACTCGGTGAAGGAACTGCGCTCGATCGGTATCCAGCCTGACGTGCTGCTGTGCCGTTCCGAGCAGCCGCTGCCGGACGGCGAGCGCCGCAAGATCGCGCTGTTCACCAACGTGTCCGAGAAGGCCGTCATTTCCGCGGTCGACCTGGACAACATCTACAAGATCCCGAACTGGCTGCACCAGCAGGGCCTCGACCAGATCGTGGTCGAACGCCTGCGCCTGGAAAACAAGGCCAAGGCGGAAGCCGACCTGTCCGAGTGGAACGCCGTGGTCGACGCCACCGACCATCCGGTCGACGAAGTCACCATCGCCGTCGTCGGCAAGTACATCGACCACCAGGACGCCTACAAGTCGCTGGCCGAAGCGCTCAAGCACGGCGGCCTGCGCCAGCGCACCAAGGTCAAGCTGAAGTGGCTGGAATCCACCGAGGTCGAGCAGGACGGCGGCAAGGTGCTGGAAGGCGTCGACGGCATCCTGGTCCCGGGCGGCTTCGGCGACCGCGGCTTCGAAGGCAAGGTGCTGACCGCACAGTACGCGCGCGAGCAGGGCGTCCCGTATTTCGGCATCTGTTACGGCATGCAGGCCGCGGTGGTCGACTACGCCCGCCACGTGCTCGGCTACGCCGACGCCAACAGCACGGAGAACGACAAGCAGTCGCAGCACCCGGTCATTGGCCTGATCACCGAGTGGCGCACCGCCAGCGGTGAAGTCGAACGCCGCAACGAGGAGTCCGACCTCGGCGGCACCATGCGCCTGGGCCTGCAGGACCAGCGCCTCAAGCCCGGCACGCTCGCCCGCGAGCTGTACGCCAAGGACGTGATCGGCGAGCGCCACCGCCACCGGTACGAATTCAACAACCGTTACCTCAACGAACTCGAGAACGCCGGCCTGGTGATCAGCGCCAAGTCGATGGACGAGACGCTGGTGGAAATGGTCGAACTTCCGCGCGCCAAGCACCCGTGGTTCCTGGCCTGCCAGGCGCATCCGGAATTCCTGTCCACGCCGCGCGACGGCCATCCGTTGTTCATCGGCTTCATCCGTGCCGCGCGCGAACACAAGGCGCAGGCTGGCGGCCGCCTGTTGAAGGAAGCGAGTGCATGA
- the kdsA gene encoding 3-deoxy-8-phosphooctulonate synthase, whose protein sequence is MKLCGFEIGLDKPFFLIAGPCVIESMQLQLDTAGTLKEITSELGIPFIFKSSFDKANRTSVSGFRGPGMEEGLKVLSEVKRQLDLPVLTDVHEYTPMNEVASVVDVLQTPAFLCRQTDFIQNVARAGKPVNIKKGQFLSPWEMKHVADKALATGNTDIMVCERGASFGYNNLVSDMRSLSVMRDTGCPVVFDATHSVQLPGGAGGKSGGQREFVPVLSRAAMAVGISGIFMETHPKPEEALSDGPNAWPLPKMRALLETLLEIDRITKKNGFLEAGV, encoded by the coding sequence ATGAAGCTTTGCGGATTCGAAATCGGCCTCGACAAGCCGTTCTTCCTGATTGCCGGCCCCTGCGTGATCGAGTCGATGCAGCTGCAGCTCGACACCGCCGGCACGCTGAAGGAAATCACGTCGGAACTCGGCATTCCCTTCATCTTCAAGTCCAGCTTCGACAAGGCCAACCGCACCTCGGTGTCGGGTTTCCGTGGCCCGGGCATGGAAGAAGGCTTGAAGGTGCTGTCCGAGGTGAAGCGCCAGCTCGACCTGCCGGTGCTCACCGATGTGCACGAGTACACGCCGATGAACGAAGTCGCGAGCGTGGTCGACGTGCTGCAGACGCCGGCCTTCCTGTGCCGGCAGACCGACTTCATCCAGAACGTGGCCCGCGCCGGCAAGCCGGTGAACATCAAGAAGGGCCAGTTCCTGTCGCCGTGGGAAATGAAGCACGTCGCCGACAAGGCGTTGGCCACGGGCAACACGGACATCATGGTCTGCGAGCGCGGTGCCAGCTTCGGCTACAACAACCTGGTGAGCGACATGCGCTCGCTCAGCGTGATGCGCGACACCGGTTGCCCGGTGGTGTTCGATGCCACGCATTCGGTGCAGCTGCCCGGCGGCGCCGGCGGCAAGAGCGGTGGCCAGCGCGAGTTCGTGCCGGTGCTGTCGCGCGCTGCGATGGCGGTCGGCATCAGCGGCATCTTCATGGAGACGCATCCCAAGCCGGAAGAGGCGCTCAGCGACGGCCCGAATGCCTGGCCGCTGCCGAAGATGCGCGCCCTGCTGGAGACGCTGCTCGAGATCGACCGCATCACCAAGAAGAACGGCTTCCTCGAAGCCGGCGTCTGA